In Candidatus Omnitrophota bacterium, a single genomic region encodes these proteins:
- a CDS encoding phosphoglycerate dehydrogenase, translating into MVKILVCDSMSEEGLSVIKDVKGFQVDIKTGLKPEELKAIIGEYDAVIVRSATKLTKDIIEKASRLKVIGRAGVGLDNVDLDSATAKGVIVMNTPAGNTISTAEHTFSMILSLSRNIPQANVSTKNGEWKRSKFMGVELYNKVLGIVGFGRIGKEVAKRALSFGMKILAYDPFLSKEVAESLGIEVAELNKVLSESDYITVHTPLTEETRHMISTKEFNMMKKGVRLVNCARGGIIDEAALALAVKEGKVAGAALDVFEKEPVNTDNELLKLDNVIITPHLGASTEEAQVNVAIEISECIRDYLLNKGIRNAANYPCLEAEVCKTIEPYINLADKLGSFASQLSDGRFQEVNVIYSGDITANNLAPLTMALTKGLLSPILKETVNFINAIAIAKERGINIKESRSSKEEEFVNLIKVEIKTDKDTRQVCGTLSSNKQPRIVKIDEYYVEATPQGDMLMIRNLDRPGIIGSLGTLLGKHNINIAAMSFGRKTQGGEAISVLNVDSPISGELLESIRKLENILSAKVVKI; encoded by the coding sequence ATGGTTAAAATACTGGTTTGCGACTCGATGTCAGAAGAGGGGCTCAGTGTAATCAAAGATGTCAAAGGCTTTCAGGTAGATATAAAAACAGGCTTAAAGCCCGAGGAGCTTAAGGCTATCATAGGCGAATATGATGCGGTTATCGTGCGCAGCGCGACCAAGCTGACTAAGGACATCATTGAAAAGGCATCAAGGCTTAAAGTTATCGGCCGTGCAGGCGTGGGGTTAGATAACGTGGATTTAGATAGCGCGACCGCAAAAGGCGTTATTGTCATGAATACGCCTGCGGGAAACACTATATCTACAGCAGAACATACCTTCAGTATGATACTGTCTTTATCAAGGAATATACCACAGGCGAATGTATCCACAAAGAATGGAGAATGGAAACGTTCCAAATTTATGGGCGTCGAGCTCTACAATAAAGTCTTAGGGATAGTCGGTTTCGGCAGAATAGGAAAAGAGGTAGCAAAGCGGGCGCTTTCTTTCGGGATGAAAATACTTGCATATGACCCGTTTTTATCAAAAGAGGTTGCCGAGAGCTTAGGTATTGAAGTAGCTGAATTAAACAAGGTTTTGTCCGAGAGCGATTACATAACTGTGCATACCCCTCTTACCGAGGAGACCAGGCACATGATATCAACTAAAGAATTCAATATGATGAAGAAGGGCGTACGCCTGGTAAATTGCGCCCGCGGCGGGATCATTGATGAGGCGGCTTTGGCTTTAGCAGTCAAAGAAGGAAAAGTAGCAGGCGCAGCTTTGGATGTGTTCGAGAAGGAGCCGGTTAATACCGATAACGAATTATTAAAGCTTGATAATGTTATCATTACCCCCCATCTGGGCGCCTCAACAGAAGAGGCGCAGGTAAATGTAGCCATAGAGATTTCAGAGTGCATAAGGGATTATCTTTTGAATAAAGGCATAAGGAACGCGGCTAACTATCCGTGCCTTGAGGCGGAGGTATGTAAGACTATAGAGCCGTATATCAACCTTGCGGATAAATTGGGTTCTTTTGCCAGCCAGCTTTCCGACGGAAGGTTCCAGGAGGTAAATGTCATTTACAGCGGGGATATCACCGCTAATAACCTTGCCCCTTTGACCATGGCGCTGACCAAAGGCCTGCTTAGCCCGATATTAAAAGAGACGGTCAATTTTATTAATGCCATTGCTATCGCTAAAGAAAGAGGCATTAATATCAAGGAATCCAGATCAAGCAAAGAAGAAGAGTTTGTCAACCTCATCAAAGTTGAAATAAAGACCGATAAGGATACAAGGCAGGTTTGCGGCACACTTTCTTCCAATAAACAGCCCAGGATAGTCAAGATAGACGAATATTATGTTGAGGCAACCCCTCAGGGAGACATGCTTATGATAAGGAACCTTGACCGTCCCGGCATTATCGGAAGCCTCGGTACTTTATTAGGCAAGCATAATATAAATATCGCGGCGATGAGTTTCGGCAGGAAGACGCAGGGCGGGGAAGCTATCAGTGTTTTAAACGTGGATAGCCCTATATCAGGCGAGCTTCTTGAAAGCATCAGAAAACTGGAGAATATATTATCTGCCAAGGTGGTGAAAATATGA
- a CDS encoding alanine--glyoxylate aminotransferase family protein produces MKKKYLLTPGPTPVPPQVAEVMSRPIIHHRTPQFQAVLKEAVEGLKYIYQTKNDCFILTSSGTGAMEAAVVNLLSPGDYALVVEGGKFGERWTELCKKYSVNAEVITVEWGKAVSPEEIKKRLQANPKIKVVFTTLCETSTGVDNDIKAIGDVVGATNAALVVDAISGLGAINIKTDEWKCDIVVSGSQKGLMLPPGLSFISVSSKAWNLIKDSKLPKYYFDLTAAKKAWDKTDTPFTPALTLVIALAEALKIMKEDGLENIFARHIRMADATRAAVKAIGLELFAPTAASNAVTAVKVPAGIDGEKLVKAMRDTYGITIAGGQAELKGKVIRIAHMGFIEEFDIIVGISCLEKVLTQMGYKFNIGEGVKAAQQVFLK; encoded by the coding sequence ATGAAGAAAAAATACCTACTTACCCCAGGGCCTACTCCGGTTCCTCCTCAGGTAGCTGAGGTCATGAGCCGGCCGATAATCCATCACCGCACCCCGCAGTTCCAGGCTGTGCTTAAGGAAGCGGTTGAGGGGCTAAAGTATATTTATCAGACTAAAAACGATTGTTTCATACTTACATCTTCGGGTACGGGGGCGATGGAGGCGGCAGTCGTGAACCTGCTTAGCCCCGGTGATTACGCCCTGGTGGTCGAGGGCGGGAAATTCGGCGAGAGATGGACGGAATTGTGCAAGAAATATTCGGTCAATGCCGAGGTTATTACCGTAGAATGGGGTAAGGCAGTCAGCCCAGAGGAGATAAAGAAACGCCTTCAGGCTAATCCTAAAATCAAAGTGGTGTTTACTACTTTATGCGAAACTTCAACCGGCGTTGATAACGATATAAAGGCAATCGGGGATGTGGTGGGCGCAACAAATGCTGCTTTGGTTGTTGATGCTATAAGCGGTTTAGGCGCCATCAATATTAAAACCGATGAATGGAAGTGCGATATCGTAGTATCAGGCTCACAGAAGGGCCTTATGCTCCCGCCGGGGTTAAGTTTTATATCCGTTAGCAGTAAGGCGTGGAATTTGATTAAGGATTCGAAATTACCGAAATATTATTTTGACCTTACCGCGGCAAAGAAGGCATGGGATAAGACAGACACGCCTTTTACGCCTGCGCTTACCCTTGTGATTGCTTTAGCCGAGGCATTAAAGATAATGAAAGAAGACGGCCTTGAAAATATATTTGCCAGGCATATCAGAATGGCAGATGCGACAAGGGCCGCCGTAAAGGCAATAGGGCTGGAATTATTTGCGCCTACTGCCGCATCTAACGCCGTTACCGCTGTCAAGGTCCCTGCGGGTATCGACGGAGAAAAACTGGTAAAGGCCATGCGCGATACCTACGGCATAACTATTGCCGGAGGCCAGGCTGAGCTTAAAGGCAAGGTCATCAGGATCGCGCATATGGGTTTCATAGAAGAGTTTGATATTATTGTAGGTATAAGCTGCCTTGAAAAGGTCCTCACCCAGATGGGTTATAAGTTTAACATAGGCGAAGGAGTTAAGGCCGCGCAGCAGGTTTTTCTGAAGTGA
- a CDS encoding DUF1957 domain-containing protein, whose product MNKGYLCLVLHAHLPFVRHPEHEDFLEEDWLYEAITETYVPLILVFEKLIRDNVDFRITMSLTPTLCSMLQDGLLQERYLKHINKLIELAHREADRTRWMPEFNHLANMYLSKFYEVRGTFEKYNRDLTRAFKSFQDAGKLEIITCGATHGYFPLMDVTKASVNAQVRVAADHYENVFGRRPRGIWLPECGYNPGDDQILKEAGIKYFFTDAHAILHATPRPKYGVFAPVYCKSGVASFGRDLESSKQVWSSIEGYPGDYFYREFYRDIGFDLDYDYIRPYIHPDGIRINTGIKYFRITGSENKQPYSPELAREKAAEHAGNFMFNRQKQAEYLFDLLKKKPIIVSPYDAELYGHWWYEGVMWLDFLIRKIVFDQDDIRLITASEYLIENPRNQVVTPSMSSWGWKGYSEMWLQGSNDWIYRHLHAASEKMSELVDAYPNAQGIQLRALNQCLRELLLAQSSDWAFILGTGTHTSYAVQRTKNHLLNFMRLFEEIKSNSIDNNWLSEIERKDNIFPNIDYRKHKD is encoded by the coding sequence ATGAATAAGGGTTATTTGTGTTTAGTTTTACACGCTCATCTTCCTTTTGTCAGGCACCCCGAACACGAGGATTTCCTTGAAGAGGATTGGTTATATGAAGCCATAACCGAGACTTATGTGCCTCTGATTCTGGTCTTTGAAAAATTAATACGCGATAATGTTGATTTCAGGATAACCATGTCGCTGACACCGACATTGTGCTCGATGCTCCAGGATGGGCTGCTCCAGGAGCGTTACTTAAAGCACATTAATAAACTGATTGAACTTGCGCACAGGGAAGCGGACAGGACGCGCTGGATGCCTGAGTTCAACCATCTTGCCAATATGTATTTGAGCAAGTTTTATGAAGTCAGGGGTACTTTTGAAAAGTATAACCGCGACTTAACGCGTGCATTTAAAAGTTTTCAGGACGCCGGCAAACTTGAAATAATAACCTGCGGGGCGACTCATGGTTATTTCCCGCTTATGGATGTGACAAAGGCTTCGGTCAATGCGCAGGTAAGGGTGGCAGCGGACCATTATGAAAACGTATTCGGCAGAAGGCCCCGGGGTATCTGGCTACCTGAATGCGGGTATAACCCGGGAGATGACCAGATACTGAAAGAAGCAGGCATAAAATATTTCTTTACCGATGCCCATGCAATCTTGCATGCGACTCCCCGCCCCAAATACGGCGTGTTTGCGCCTGTATATTGTAAATCCGGCGTTGCATCTTTCGGCAGGGACCTTGAGTCATCTAAACAGGTCTGGTCTTCAATAGAAGGTTATCCGGGAGATTATTTTTACCGTGAATTTTACCGCGACATAGGCTTTGACCTTGATTATGATTATATCCGTCCTTATATACATCCTGACGGTATCAGGATAAATACGGGAATAAAATATTTCCGCATAACCGGCAGCGAAAACAAGCAGCCTTATTCGCCTGAATTAGCCAGGGAAAAGGCCGCCGAACATGCAGGTAATTTCATGTTTAACAGGCAGAAACAAGCCGAATACCTGTTTGATCTTCTGAAGAAGAAACCGATAATAGTCTCGCCTTATGACGCTGAATTATACGGGCATTGGTGGTATGAAGGCGTTATGTGGCTGGATTTTTTAATCAGGAAGATAGTTTTTGACCAGGATGATATCAGGCTGATAACAGCTTCGGAATATTTAATCGAGAACCCGCGCAACCAGGTGGTGACGCCTTCAATGTCAAGCTGGGGATGGAAAGGCTACAGCGAGATGTGGCTGCAGGGTTCTAACGACTGGATATACAGGCACCTGCATGCTGCTTCAGAGAAAATGAGCGAGCTGGTTGATGCTTATCCTAATGCGCAGGGCATACAACTTAGGGCATTGAACCAGTGCCTGCGCGAACTGCTTTTAGCTCAAAGTTCAGACTGGGCTTTTATCCTTGGCACCGGTACGCATACTTCTTACGCAGTCCAGCGGACAAAAAACCATTTGCTTAATTTTATGAGGTTGTTTGAAGAGATAAAATCAAATTCCATAGATAACAACTGGCTTTCCGAAATAGAGCGCAAGGATAATATTTTTCCTAACATAGATTACAGAAAACACAAGGACTGA
- a CDS encoding DUF4912 domain-containing protein encodes MAILRKLKEVFKKLLRMLKLSESGVDTAKKQKAKEIQPSQNVLGNQEVEVGMTKFSNPENMRQARAYPQELSGAYGKDKMVLQVRDPWWLHAYWEITEPTWSHFKSKLGADKVASAKLLLRAYDVTGIDFDGKNANRYFDIDINRNANNWYVDTGSDGRSWCVDIGLMLGDGRFITILRSNFVTTPLAGPSWITDEEWMIPDDLFARLYGMGFGFGKSSPVGKGWQEKIRKEFFSSPGFASMASPVKQMLKEKQFWLVVNTELIVYGATEPDAKVYVQNKEINLRPDGTFSLRFALPDGKQVIPVKAVSRDQQDERIITPVVKKETK; translated from the coding sequence ATGGCAATACTAAGGAAGTTAAAAGAAGTTTTTAAAAAACTGCTCCGGATGCTTAAGCTTTCTGAATCAGGCGTTGATACTGCAAAAAAACAAAAGGCTAAAGAAATACAACCCAGCCAGAATGTATTGGGCAACCAGGAAGTAGAAGTCGGTATGACAAAATTCTCCAATCCGGAGAATATGAGGCAGGCGCGGGCTTATCCGCAGGAATTATCCGGCGCCTATGGTAAAGACAAAATGGTTTTGCAGGTTCGCGACCCCTGGTGGCTGCATGCCTATTGGGAGATAACAGAGCCGACATGGTCGCATTTTAAGTCAAAGTTAGGAGCAGATAAAGTCGCTTCGGCAAAATTGCTCCTTAGGGCATATGATGTAACAGGTATAGATTTCGACGGCAAGAACGCCAACAGGTATTTTGATATTGATATAAACAGGAACGCAAATAACTGGTACGTAGATACCGGTTCCGACGGCAGGTCCTGGTGCGTGGATATTGGATTGATGCTTGGCGACGGCAGGTTTATCACAATATTGCGTTCCAACTTTGTCACTACCCCTCTGGCCGGCCCGTCCTGGATAACCGACGAGGAGTGGATGATCCCCGATGACTTATTCGCCAGGCTCTACGGCATGGGATTTGGTTTCGGCAAGAGTTCTCCTGTAGGCAAGGGATGGCAGGAAAAGATAAGGAAAGAATTCTTTTCCTCTCCGGGATTTGCTTCTATGGCCAGCCCGGTAAAACAGATGCTCAAAGAAAAGCAGTTCTGGCTGGTTGTAAATACAGAACTCATCGTTTACGGGGCGACCGAGCCCGATGCTAAAGTATACGTGCAGAATAAAGAGATAAATTTAAGGCCTGACGGCACTTTCAGCCTGCGTTTTGCCCTCCCTGATGGCAAGCAGGTTATACCTGTCAAGGCGGTATCCAGAGACCAGCAGGATGAAAGAATTATAACTCCTGTAGTCAAAAAAGAGACTAAATAG
- the clpP gene encoding ATP-dependent Clp endopeptidase proteolytic subunit ClpP: MSTKMQTLVPMVIEQTSRGYERAYDIYSRLLKDRIIFIGTPIDDVVANLVIAQMLFLQMEDVKKDINIYINSPGGSVTSGLAIYDTMQFVKCDVATYCVGQAASMGALLLCAGTKGKRFVLPNSRVMIHQPWGGIQGVAADISIHAKEILKMRDKINEILAHHTGKTVDKLQKDTDRDYFMSAQEAKDYGLVDEVIAEKKK; this comes from the coding sequence ATGTCGACTAAAATGCAGACTTTGGTTCCGATGGTCATCGAACAGACATCGCGCGGTTACGAAAGGGCTTATGATATTTATTCACGCCTTCTAAAGGACAGGATAATCTTTATCGGCACGCCTATCGATGATGTTGTCGCAAACCTGGTTATTGCCCAAATGCTTTTCCTGCAGATGGAAGACGTTAAGAAAGATATAAATATATATATAAATTCTCCCGGCGGTTCCGTTACATCGGGCCTGGCGATATATGATACGATGCAGTTTGTAAAATGCGACGTGGCTACTTATTGCGTGGGGCAAGCTGCCAGCATGGGGGCTTTGTTATTATGCGCCGGCACCAAAGGCAAAAGGTTCGTATTGCCGAATTCGCGGGTGATGATACACCAGCCGTGGGGAGGCATACAGGGAGTGGCTGCGGATATCTCTATTCATGCAAAAGAGATACTTAAGATGCGCGATAAGATAAACGAGATACTTGCCCATCATACAGGCAAGACCGTTGATAAATTGCAGAAGGATACTGACAGGGATTATTTTATGTCTGCGCAGGAAGCAAAAGATTACGGCCTCGTAGACGAAGTAATAGCAGAAAAAAAGAAATAA
- a CDS encoding adenylosuccinate synthase encodes MMNTIIIGTQWGDEGKGKIIDILSGEVDYIVRYQGGSNAGHTVIVNNKEYIFHLIPSGILHKGKVCCIGNGVVIDPSTLIQEIKGLVSSGINIKGRLKISPLAHVILPYHKILDQLRETKRAHKIGTTGRGIGPCYADKINRCGIRMVDLLNPRVFKSKLEDNINEKNEIFKKVYKHTGFDFGAVYKEYLAYARYLSEYVYDITEELNYALLKKKDILFEGAQGTFLDIDFGTYPFVTSSSAVAAGACIGSGMPPNKIDKILGVAKAYTTRVGEGPFPTEFGPVFDEFMRRKGREFGATTGRPRRCGWFDALMSREAVVLNGINEMALMKMDILSGLKEIKVCTAYRYKGKIFHKFPYDYEVLLNAKPIYKTVKGWQDSLTHIRRYKDLPVKARDYLSLLGGLLKTDITMVSVGSSREDTIRV; translated from the coding sequence ATCATGAATACGATCATCATCGGGACGCAATGGGGAGACGAAGGAAAAGGCAAGATAATTGATATTTTGTCCGGAGAGGTGGATTATATCGTCCGCTATCAGGGCGGGAGTAACGCCGGGCACACTGTCATTGTAAATAATAAAGAGTACATATTCCATCTTATACCGTCGGGTATATTACATAAGGGCAAGGTCTGCTGTATCGGTAACGGCGTGGTAATAGACCCGTCTACCCTTATACAGGAAATAAAAGGCCTGGTCTCTTCGGGAATAAATATAAAAGGCCGGCTTAAAATATCACCGCTTGCCCATGTTATATTGCCGTATCATAAGATCCTGGACCAGTTGAGGGAGACCAAGCGCGCGCATAAGATCGGGACGACCGGCCGCGGAATAGGCCCTTGTTATGCGGATAAAATAAACCGCTGCGGCATCAGGATGGTTGACCTGCTTAACCCCAGGGTCTTTAAAAGCAAGCTGGAAGATAATATCAACGAAAAGAACGAAATATTCAAAAAGGTCTATAAGCATACAGGTTTTGATTTCGGGGCAGTTTATAAAGAATACCTGGCTTATGCAAGGTACCTTTCAGAATATGTATATGATATTACAGAAGAGCTGAATTATGCCCTGCTTAAGAAAAAAGATATATTGTTTGAAGGCGCGCAAGGTACTTTTCTGGATATAGACTTTGGCACATACCCCTTTGTCACTTCTTCGTCTGCAGTTGCGGCAGGGGCATGTATCGGCTCAGGTATGCCGCCCAATAAAATAGACAAGATATTAGGGGTAGCCAAGGCATATACCACTCGGGTCGGCGAAGGGCCATTTCCGACGGAGTTCGGCCCTGTTTTTGATGAATTTATGCGCAGGAAGGGCAGGGAGTTCGGGGCAACCACGGGAAGGCCGCGCAGGTGCGGTTGGTTTGATGCGCTAATGTCCAGAGAAGCTGTTGTCTTAAACGGCATAAATGAGATGGCTTTAATGAAAATGGATATCCTAAGCGGGCTTAAGGAGATAAAGGTTTGTACTGCATATAGATATAAAGGTAAGATCTTTCACAAGTTTCCCTATGATTATGAGGTATTGTTAAACGCAAAGCCAATATATAAGACAGTAAAAGGATGGCAGGATAGCCTGACGCATATCAGGCGCTATAAAGACCTGCCTGTAAAAGCAAGGGATTACCTGTCTTTATTGGGCGGCTTGCTTAAAACAGATATAACCATGGTTTCAGTCGGCTCTTCAAGAGAAGATACCATCAGGGTCTGA
- a CDS encoding phosphatidate cytidylyltransferase: MLKYRVLSSLALTLVLFVFISIDWLCGLMITAFIVVALYEFFKMLEKKGINTYKYFGIGLGTVIPLSLIYRFELTRNWEFLFIVLGLLSLFLMQFRRRDNSGVIVDISTTIFGIIYVSWFLSFLIRVRYFYAGAGLLVAVLLITKAGDVGAYLVGRRFGRTPLMPRVSPNKSLEGAVGGLFCSIIVAFVCKPLLGLGYAHLVFVGFIMGVLGQLGDLSESLIKRDCQVKDSGKILPGMGGVLDFVDSLLFTGPVFYFYVSALLRIQ, from the coding sequence ATGCTTAAATACAGGGTCCTTAGCTCGCTGGCATTAACGCTGGTATTGTTTGTTTTCATATCAATCGACTGGCTGTGCGGCCTGATGATAACTGCTTTCATAGTTGTCGCCCTTTATGAATTCTTTAAGATGCTGGAGAAAAAGGGCATAAATACCTACAAGTATTTCGGTATAGGCTTAGGTACGGTCATACCTTTATCGCTTATTTACCGTTTTGAGCTTACAAGAAATTGGGAATTTCTCTTTATAGTCCTCGGTCTTTTGTCGCTTTTTCTTATGCAGTTTCGGCGCAGGGACAATTCCGGCGTCATAGTTGATATATCTACTACGATATTCGGCATAATATATGTATCGTGGTTCTTAAGTTTTTTGATAAGGGTCAGGTATTTCTACGCAGGGGCAGGCCTGCTTGTGGCAGTCTTATTAATCACCAAGGCCGGCGATGTTGGGGCTTATTTGGTCGGCAGGCGTTTTGGCAGGACCCCGCTTATGCCAAGAGTGAGCCCTAATAAATCGCTTGAAGGCGCGGTAGGCGGATTGTTTTGCAGTATAATAGTTGCTTTTGTATGCAAGCCGCTGCTTGGGCTTGGCTACGCCCATCTTGTGTTTGTAGGTTTCATTATGGGAGTATTGGGCCAATTGGGCGACCTTTCAGAATCCTTGATAAAAAGGGACTGCCAGGTAAAAGACTCAGGCAAGATACTCCCGGGCATGGGAGGGGTATTAGATTTTGTAGACAGCCTGCTTTTTACAGGCCCGGTATTTTATTTTTACGTCAGCGCGCTGCTGAGGATTCAGTAA
- a CDS encoding homocitrate synthase yields the protein MSKPKIYIIDVTNRDGVQTSRICLSKLQKTMINLYLNEMGIYQSEFGFPLTHHETNYLNANIELAKKGGLSPIKLEGWLRATKEDVKSAFKLVPGLENVNLSISTSDQMIIHKFKGKLDHASVIKEMTEAVKEARKLGAKSIGVNAEDASRTRMEYLIEFGLSAKKTGADRLRYCDTLGCDTPFTIYERIKELADAVQMPIEIHCHNDIGLVVANSIAGAKAANDSGMDAYINTCINGMGERAGNADLVSVILAIKYGNGMKEYTLDQRVDLKASWKTCKYASYAFGVPIPINQPGVGANAFAHESGIHADGALKDRRNYELYDYEELGRGEPEIIETGRKITAGEYSGIKGFRNVYDKLEVAFRNDEEATEILELVRYANVHNQKPLVDEELKFIAKYPDIARRIFEVTI from the coding sequence ATGAGTAAACCAAAAATTTATATTATTGACGTTACTAACAGGGACGGGGTGCAGACTTCCCGCATCTGTTTGTCCAAGCTGCAAAAAACAATGATTAATTTATACCTCAATGAAATGGGGATTTATCAATCGGAGTTTGGGTTTCCCCTGACGCATCATGAGACCAATTATCTTAATGCTAATATTGAACTGGCTAAAAAAGGCGGGCTTTCTCCGATAAAGCTGGAAGGTTGGCTCAGGGCGACAAAGGAGGATGTAAAATCCGCGTTTAAACTGGTGCCGGGGCTTGAAAATGTGAATTTATCAATATCTACTTCGGACCAGATGATAATACATAAATTCAAAGGCAAGCTTGACCATGCTTCCGTGATAAAAGAGATGACCGAAGCGGTAAAAGAAGCCCGTAAGCTGGGCGCAAAAAGTATTGGGGTCAATGCCGAGGATGCATCGCGTACAAGGATGGAGTATCTTATTGAGTTCGGTTTGTCCGCTAAGAAAACCGGCGCTGACAGGCTCAGGTACTGCGATACGCTTGGATGCGACACACCCTTTACTATTTATGAAAGGATAAAAGAATTGGCTGATGCAGTGCAGATGCCGATAGAAATACATTGCCATAATGACATCGGCCTGGTGGTAGCTAACTCTATCGCCGGGGCAAAGGCAGCCAACGACAGCGGCATGGATGCTTATATAAATACCTGTATTAACGGCATGGGCGAGCGCGCCGGAAACGCGGACCTTGTATCTGTGATTCTTGCGATAAAATACGGCAATGGCATGAAGGAATATACCCTTGATCAGAGAGTTGATTTAAAAGCATCATGGAAGACATGCAAATATGCCTCTTATGCTTTCGGGGTACCCATACCGATAAACCAGCCGGGGGTGGGCGCTAATGCCTTTGCGCATGAATCGGGAATACACGCCGACGGAGCTTTAAAAGACAGGCGCAATTACGAACTCTATGATTATGAAGAGTTGGGAAGGGGCGAGCCCGAGATAATTGAGACCGGCAGGAAAATAACCGCAGGGGAATATTCCGGTATAAAGGGCTTCAGGAACGTTTATGATAAGCTTGAGGTGGCTTTCCGCAATGATGAGGAGGCTACGGAAATACTTGAGCTGGTGCGTTATGCAAATGTCCACAACCAGAAGCCGCTTGTGGACGAAGAGCTGAAATTTATCGCTAAATACCCGGACATAGCACGCAGGATTTTTGAAGTAACCATTTAA
- a CDS encoding isoprenyl transferase — protein MPQEINIPRHIAIIMDGNGRWATEKGLSRTAGHKEGTKRIREVIKAADEFGVRVLTLFAFSTENWNRPKKEIEILMRYLDSFLDHEAIELHENNMRLLIIGRDEPLPQYIQDKIRKVQAKTKDNTGLTLVLALNYGARQELVDAFKKIIPLVTRGEIALESVDENIIAKFLYTYGLPDPDLLIRTSGEMRLSNFLLWQLSYAEMYFPKKYWPDFTRDDLEKAIKEYKSRSRRFGGI, from the coding sequence ATGCCTCAAGAGATAAATATTCCCAGACATATTGCTATAATCATGGACGGAAACGGAAGATGGGCCACTGAAAAAGGCTTATCCCGGACCGCAGGTCACAAAGAAGGCACAAAGAGGATAAGAGAGGTAATAAAGGCCGCCGATGAATTCGGGGTGCGCGTGCTTACGCTCTTTGCGTTTTCTACGGAGAATTGGAACAGGCCTAAAAAAGAGATAGAGATACTGATGCGTTACTTAGACAGCTTCCTTGACCATGAGGCTATCGAGCTGCATGAGAACAATATGAGGCTGCTTATTATCGGCAGGGATGAGCCGCTCCCTCAATATATCCAGGATAAAATAAGAAAGGTCCAGGCGAAGACCAAGGATAATACCGGTTTAACATTGGTGCTTGCGCTTAATTATGGGGCAAGGCAGGAATTAGTTGATGCTTTCAAGAAAATCATCCCGCTGGTAACAAGGGGCGAGATCGCATTAGAAAGCGTAGATGAAAATATTATCGCTAAATTTCTTTATACTTACGGCCTGCCGGACCCCGATTTGCTGATAAGGACTAGCGGCGAGATGCGCCTGAGCAATTTTCTTCTCTGGCAGTTATCATATGCCGAGATGTATTTCCCGAAAAAATACTGGCCTGATTTTACGAGAGATGACCTGGAGAAGGCGATAAAAGAATATAAATCAAGGAGCCGGAGGTTCGGCGGAATTTAA